ataaaatgaaaacgtAGTTACAATCACcttcataacaaaataaaaatgtggttaggatttcactttctctctttcataAAGTAGTTTTCTTGGagcaaatgcatttttttttattgttattcatTCTTTTGTGCATAACTCTTCTCTTTGCCTCACAAATGACTAATCAAATCAATTAATCACctctataatttaaaataattgaaaaaaaattataaattttataaatgtatttgttaaaaataaataatattcacaattttataatttataatttttaaatacacaTTTATTAGAAATTTCATAACAgatataaataactaaaataataataaaaataaaatttgaaataactaAAGTGGGAAAAGAGAATTGAAAACTGaggaaacaaaatcaattaatgaTAAATCCACACCATACTTAGTTGGCACTACCCATAATACATTTCCTGACAAATTCATACAATATAGAGTCTGTGGGCCAACTTATCCCATTCAGTAATTGGATGTTGCCAATTGCTAATTATGTAATACATAATACACGACTCATTACACATTTTACTTTTGGAAACCTATAAAATGATATGCATCACTCATCTTAGGTTGTCCTCATTTCcctacttttaatatttttctaataaagaaagtaaccataattatcatttaatgagaatttttgtaaaaaataatataataaaaattaaaaaaatatttttctatgtgCAATGTTAGATTaaaatggttttttttaatataactgtgaaaaagaaatttttaatttaacagtgagcgttaaataaaaatattaaattaaaattattaaatgataaaattatggGCAATGTATAATTACTACTTCAAACgtattaaattctaatttattattttatactaatctttttataataaagttaataTTATCCGTTAAcgtgtatattttgtttttctaaacaaaaaaaaggattttaaaaactaaaatgaacttACAATTGttgattaaaaatcaatatttcaGAATTGCAATAAAGgtaaatacatatatatggGGAATGTTAAGATTATGAGTTGATAAACAATTCATATCGAGATacaatttcttatatatatattttttaagtcatAAGTTAGATAAAGATTAAAACTGATATATTGAAAGAgattaatattcaaattttctttgtttggaAAAACttacaattgataaacaaatatcttatgaatgttattgttaaaaaattgttctcTTCAAGATAACTGTTATACTATCAAATATTTGCTATTTAGTCAAAGTAATAAATAACAGTTATTGTTGTAATTAATGTTTACAATAAAATGAactatatttaaagtattatatatatacattagaaaataattaagtaaatgtGATTTCATTATATTTGAGATACAAGGCTATTCATTGTTTACTTTTGATATGTTTaatcatttttacaaaattgactctggcttatttttttaatagagtgaatttatattttattgatcaaAAGTTTTTTGTTTACATCTCTATTATACTAAAGTAATAGatgatgtaattttaaaaaatataaaaaaaaattgtaagaatgatcaaatatattaaaagtaatcaAGGAATAGTTTTGTATTTccaaataatgaaaatcaattttacgtgtagattaattatttttctaatgttaagatagttattataaaataaataaagcttTTGCCATAATTAATTCATAGTgtcaattatttaattacattaattttatcaCTATTGTGagaaattaattaacaataatatacTTAAACTACTTTCAGTTGTTCCCTCAATATCTTGAATAAAATATCTCATTTAATTAACAtctttagtaaaaaatattcaaaatttaaaatctatacataaataaaacattcttataaggtaagaaaaatatctttttataatacgagattaaatgaattttgacaaaataattattaacgtagtttttctgttatttaaaagacaaaaatatttataactattataataattgataatttatttgataaaaattaaaaataattacataataaaataattttaatattattatattacttttttttaactattttgtgttttattttaatattatcgaaaattaaaatgtaattaaatataaaaaataaacaattcaatatataaaCTATCAAATATTgaatatctaaaattaaaattaaaaataaagaaaaaacaattaaaatataaatttgaaactagtcattaaaaataattattctagatttttaaatcaaatataattaattatatgttaaatagCCTGTTTAGACACTTGTAAGGTGTAAACCAGAACTGAGAAGATACTAAGCTTTCACTGTATACACAGCAACACCAAGAAACACGCTTCCATTATTCAGTCTCCATTCTTCAGACACCAAACTCATGGCAAATTCTGCTTCTGCTAGCTTCTTCACTCAAGCAAAAGCGCTTCTTCTCAAGAACATTACCTTCCAGGTTCCACTcgctttccttttttttttttttttttttttctatgattaCTCTCTTGCATGAAATTATGTTGATGTTTGAATTTCTCATCTTTCCAAGAAACGGAATGTGAAAACCAACGTTCGGCTGATTCTGTTCCCGGTGGTGCTATGCGTGTTGATTTCCATGCTCCAACTCTTACTCGACACGCAATTGGATAAAAGCAAATTCAAATGCGGCTGCTCGTGTGCCGACAACAGAACCAAAATCTCTCAGTGCCCTGACTCAGAGAAGCGGTGCGGAGTCCAGTATTCCGATTTCTTTCAAGCCCCCATGTGCGCCATTCCCAACCCCGTGGAATGGCCACCGCTCTTGCAACTTCCTGCTCCACCGAATCGGGCCGTGCGAACCggttttcttccctttttcgaTTTGCCTGATGCATCGTGCAGGAGAACCGACTCGTGTCCTCTTTCTTTGCTCTTCACTGGAGAGAATCACTCCTTTGCGCTGAGTATGGTGTAATAGATCCGTTCACATTGTGTTTCTCGCTCTGTTGCTGATTTTGTTTTTCGTGACGTTTTTTACAGGCGTATCTGAGAAGATGTTTCGGAGTACCCTGAGTATAAGTGATTTTGGTAGTAATTTCCTTGCTGGTTTGGCCGTGAATGTACTGGTGAGTTTGTTGTATGTTTTTGTCTtcatgttcagtttagtttaaTAATTCCTATGCGtagaaaaatacaaatactTTTACACTGTCGATGAATCAGAAAACATGCTAGAAGTGACGTTTAAGATAATTGTTGAAAAATCAACAAAGTTTCCACGTGTGGCGCTTTTTGATTGATCGATGATATTACACGTAATGATGGTAGGGTGATAAGGATAAAATGATcgtaaagaaaatgtaaaaaaattattttagtcaaAGTATCATTTCTGATATCACAATTGGTGAATTGTGAACTGTTCacacattaatttatttattttaaattttagagatttacaAACATCTATGGTTAGTGTGGAAGGTTTTACTCAATACCAAAAACAGCTTTTACATCGTTAAGTGATTAGaaatttacaaacaaatttgttttatgATTGAATGGCAGAGTAAACTGTTAGTGTATGTATTGCGTactatttattcttaattttagtttgaCATTTCAGTTTTCCTGCTTTTgctagtgtttttttttttcttttgtgtgtgtgtgtgatgttTGTTGTTGTCAAAATGATGTTGATATAGGGATCTGAATCAGAACCTCAAAGGAACAATTTTATTGAACCTGCTTTCTCTTCGAATCTCCccatttattatttacaaacgAACTGCTCAGGAACAGAGAACTCTGGATTCTCCTTTCCCTCGCCGACAGGAGCAAACAATGGTATGGAAATTGCATTGTCAATGTACCTTGTTAGAGAgtatttcaaaaacttttgcACCTCTTTTTTTCGAGGGGTGAGGGGTAGGGTTTTGATTGCTATTTTATTCATGTAGTATTTTCTTGAACCTATAAATTCTTCCATGTTTTTGGAAAACTTGGGGAACCATCAAATGGGtgtaatataaatgttaaagttcagtataaaacaataattgcGACCTTGATGATGCATTTGAAACAGTTGCACAATGGTAATAATTATATGGTCAGTTTTGCCAAATAAATGCACCcagaatttgaatattttttcgtGGAGTAAACTTGTGCTTTATATACACAATCTTATTTCTCTCTAGACTTGACTAGGGCCTGCATCTGACATGCAGAGTATATTTActaattgaatttgttttccCTGAATCTAGAGATTAAATGTGCTCTGGCTAAAAATTTATGGCGTAATAGTTCTACTGATATCAACAGTGAGCTGTACAAAGGTTATCATAGAGGTAACTCAGAGGGACAAGTCAATGAGATAGTTTCAGGTACTTAACtatcattgtttttaaattcaTGCAATTTGTGGAAGacaatacttatttttattgttttggcaGCTTTTGACTTTCTAAATTCAAATGGTAATAGATATAATGTCGGTATATGGTACAACTCAACCTACCGTCAGGACGCAGGATTTACTGCCAATGCATTGTTGCGGATTCCTCGCTCTGTAAATCTggtatatataatttcttttaatagttTCATCCTCTTTGCAGTTATCCTAACCGTTGATtcaatataatgaaaaagaaagctCAATCTGagcttataaaataaaaaaacgtgCTACTTGCTAGCTTGTAatcatcttaaattttttttataataatagttcTTAGCATTCGAACTTAAAATTTAACTCAATGCTGCAAAATCAGTTTAGAAGGTCAAGTTTTCCCATAATACATTATAAAGCATTACTCAGGCCACGTCTCTAGTCAGTGTCGAACCTCTGCTTGCTAGGAGGCAGTTTTACTGTGGCTTCACTCTATGATTCTTCACTCAACAGTTCTCGTCAACTCCTTAGGTAGTCCTTTTCAAGACAGTATCACCTACCGTGACTGCAACTATGTTTGCTTTttaataatagtattaattttaaaataaaaaacacattgTTTCATAATTCATTATTGATAGAATACATTTGGAATAAGGAACTACATACTtcctaaagaagaaaaatttgcTTAACcgttacaatatttttttttaaaatgcatgATTTGAATAGAGGAAGGGGAACTATGTTCATGATGCAGTGGCTGTATTtgtattgaaaatttcaaaactaattttgtcagcaaatattattgatttaacATAATGATGGTAATTTCCAGAAATAcacattttttcatttcttattttagtaGTATTTGGTCTCTGACAGGTTATAATCGGAATCTGACAATATATGCATGCAGATTTCCAATTCCTACCTGCAGTTTCTGCTTGGACCTGGAACCAAAATAATTTTGGAGTTTGTAAAGGAAATGCCAAAACCTGAGACCATTTTTAGGTTTGACATATCTTCTATCGTGGGCGCTCTGTTCTTTACATGGGTCATCTTGCAACTTTTTCCTGTAAGTGAAGATATATCCATACACATGGGCTATGAATTGAGTTGTCTATAACAACTAAGAGAAGTTAACATCAATGTGAGGATGATACCATCATTTATTGCATAAATAGTTGCTATTGGATAACTTTGACTTTTGAAATATGATATAGAATTTAGGTGCGGAAAGAGAACCAAATTGAGGGAGGAAAGATGAGAGGAACAAAGACCAAGAATCGTGCATTACACTTCTGTTATTGTCACCCaatctcattttatatttagtctGTCTAAAATACAACAATACTACCTTATTTGTAGGCTGGTACCCAATATCGTTACAATCCTATCTAACTAGCTGACTAACTAACTAacatcttatttatatttacatatcaATACCTCTCCTGAAAAGAAGACCCTGCCCTCAAGGGTCTTGCATTTCAAACATAGGGGATGACTGTTGAAAATTGAATAGAAGAACCCATGTCTCCTCCTCATTAGGTACACTGTGCCACTGAACCAAAATTATTGTGATATGACCCTTCTTCCTTTGCATGTTTTGTTGAGATCTTTTCTGGAAATATAGTACTATGTGGTTGGCAATCAATGGGAGGATGCTTGTAATATTAAATGTTGAGTGGGTTAGAGACTTTTTAGGATGCTGTAACTAGTAGGCAGTTGTACCTATGTTTTCTGAAATTCTATAGGTACTAGGAGCAAGTTTATGAAAGCTTCTTGCTGGAAGCTTGAAAAACACCCACTCGCCCATATGAAATTCCCTATTGGACCTTGAAAAACATGTTGTAATTGATGTTTATGAACTCTCATCACTGCTTTCCTTGCTACTAATATTATGTAGTGAATCTACCACCAAATTCATTGGGACACTGGGAATATGCGTTGGTGGTTTTTTCCTATACATGAGCTCATGAAGGCTGCTAAGAGGAAGATAAtttctcctttctcttttttttgtgCTAGCACCTTAGAGCCTTTTTGCAGTATTTCTCCTAGCAAAGAAAATGAACTTTCTAACTTAGTTTACCTTCTAAGCAAGTTCGaagttaatctttttaattaaaaccgcaattgaaattatgttatCCAGAAATtgcatataatataattacGGATAATCTTATGTATGACCCCAATAATTACGtccaaaactaaattaaactagATTCAAGGCTAATGCTTGATGTGAACTTTATCCTTATAGGAAAATCCCTTAGTTTTGCTTACTAGTGTTCTTACAGCAATAGTTACCCCCATTGTATATGTCTTGTATGGTTTGAATATAAGTAATGCAATCACCTTAGAGCCTTTTTGCAGTATTTCTCCTAGTAATTAATCATACGCCTTTCCCACATCAATATAAACCATATGTAAttccttttctttgctttaataCCTTTACATCAACCCTGGTAAAAGATACATGCTTTATGTTGCAAATTTCTTATCAGTAGTCCTAGATCTTTTCATCTATAATACATTTAAATGTTCAATTTAATAAGCTCTTTATGTTTGTGCAGGTTATTTTGACATCACTAGTATATGAGAAGCAACAAAATTTCTTATCTGTAGTCCTAGATCTATTCatttataatacatttaaaTGTTCAATTTAATAAGCTCTTTATGTTTGTGTAGGTTATTTTGACATCACTAGTATATGAGAAgcaacaaaaattaagaatcaTGATGAAAATGCACGGTCTTGGTGATAGGCCATATTGGATGATTTCATATGGTTATTTTCTTGTCACATCAGTAATTTACATGTTGTGCTTTGTGATATTTGGCTCACTCTTAGGTAAGAATATAACTATTGAATTTATTCATCTTCGGATTTACCCATTTTCTTTGATGCTTTTGACTTTATTCTCAGGATTAAAAATCTTTACAGTCAATGACTACAGCATccaatttgtattttattttatctatataaacTTACAAATTGCGCTAGCATTTTTGGTGGCTACCATGTTTTCAAATGTCAAGACTGCAACAGGTTTCATGATAACTACTTTTATCAGTTTATGTCATTCATAAAAATGGGTGTATTACTAATTTCTTTTCCTAGATCTAATTAGTAATGACCAACTTGTGTTCTTGATAATTGCAGTAACTGCATATATAGGTGTCTTTGGAACTGGGTTATTAGGTGGCTTTCTTTTCCGATTCTTGGTTGAAAATACATCATTTCCAAGTAAGTTAATGGTCGGTGATCATATCCATTTTGGGTTGTTCTATTGGTtttcatacataattttatatgctttttggcaattttttttattagaaatgaGGATTCTAAGTTATTTGTCATCCGAACTATGTTGGCACCAGAGACAACATCATCCATATGCAACACCCCTAACCCTATAGAAGTGTAAATCAAATCCATCATTGAAAACCTCTAGACAAATAAAGTTGGGGGACACTATCCCACCAATTATAACCTTGAGATCCAGTGTCAAATTTTGCAAGTTTATCAGTACATTGATCACCCTCTCTCTGATAAGCAAAAATTAAATACACATAATATTACTATTtacaaaacaattcaatcatcCATTACATTTGTTATCAACTAGAGGTTTGGTTAAATAATAGCATAAAAGTGGATGCAAATATAAGCCGATTTTGTAAGGTAGGTATTAGAGTTTATCCTAGTAAGGTTTGTTGGGTCCATTGTGTACTCATTATTGGGTTAGTACTAGACCATCCACAAATGTCTAGTTGCATGCTCAAGATATCCAGTCCTTGGCATGAGATGCTGTGTTGGAGAGTTCACATGGACTAAAATTgtgaccaaattataatatataagtgagtgcaaacttAATCTCCTTAGTCAATTTTGTATGGTTGACTTAAgcttaaattatactttttgaaaataattatcttaaagaATGATAGAAGTATTGGACTTGAGTTTGAATAACAAGTAGAGAGTCACTCTCAATCCAAAGTTTAGTTCATCCTCTGAAAATTTCAATTCCAAAGCCAAAATTATAGCCATTGCCTCTACATATAGAACATTATGAACACCACAATATAAAGAGAAACATTTCACAATGAAAGCATGATGATTTCTAATAGTATCTGCTACCGTAGATACACTAGAAGAACCTTTAGCTGCCCCAGTATTACATTTAGAACATATCTTTTTCCTAGTCATATAACTTTCATAACACCAAATAAAGAAGCCAATATAATGTTAACAAATCACACTTTTTGTGTATAAAACTGATTTACTTCAAGTGTATCATCTCATGTCAACTGAACATTACAATTTATAGGACAAACATTTGGTTTTTCATCTCCAGGGCATAATGTCTCCGATCATTACAAAACACATCACTATTAATGACCATTAATACCAAAACATAACACACTAACCTCCTGGCTTTTGTTCTCCTATAACATTAAAACATTACTGTTCATAATAACTGTCAAATAATTcctaattttaagtttatcctTACAAAACTAACTCATAATTTTGTACCAAGCTCCGTTGGGGGTGGAAACTAAGTTACATTTTGTCATTTTGAACTTCTTTAAAATCTCCTCGACATATCTTTCCTAGGATATGAAATTACCTTCCTTCCCTTAAACGACCTCCAAACTGAGAAAATACTTCACGAGATCCAGATCGATCATCTCAAATTCCTTTTTTATCACTTCTTTGAATTCTTCAACTAGCTTGGCTTTGCATCCCATAAAGATTTGATCATCAATATACAAGACAACAATCAccatatctcttctattctTTTTTAAGTATTGTTCATACCCACTCTTCTTAAAATAATTGTCAGTCCTGTCATTCCATGCTCAGGGGCCTGCTTTAAGTCGTAAAGCGCCTTCTTCAATCTCAACACTTTCTTATCTTCTCTTCTTCACATATAGTTGAGTGGTTGTTCAATATATACCTCCTCTTCCAAAAATCTTTTACGAAATGCCAACCTCACATCCATCTACAAAATCGTTCATTTGTGTTGGACTGTTAAGGAGATCAATAGCCGAATTGTTTCCATCCTTGTTACTGGGGTGAATACCTCATCATAGTCAATTCCCTTCTTCTGCATGTAATCCTTCACTGCGAGTCGACCTTTATATCACTCAACTTCAGCATCGATATTTCTTTTATACCCCCATTTTATGCCAATGGGATGACCTCCTTTTGGCAAACTGGTCAGCTCCCATGTATTGTTGTGTTCAATTGCCTTGATCTCTTCATCCATTGCCTTTTGCTATTTCTCGTTTTGCACAACTTCTTCAAAACTCAGGTCTTCAGCACCTGCCAAGAGACACTTGTAGGGCCTTAAGGGTCTATGAAAGGGGGAAGGAAATTGAAAACAAGACATGAAGATTAGGATGAGGGAAAGTTAGTTAGGTAGTTGGGGCATGTGTGTTTCGGTTTAGATGTTAGCTATATAAGGTGGGAGAGTGTCTCGAGGAAGACACATTTTGTTGTTAATTGTTAGACAGGAATATTACATCCTGTGTGAAGAAAGAATTTCTCCCTTGGATGCTATTGAACAATACCTTTGTACCTCAAATTTCAATACAATTTACTTTTGTGAGTTGTGTGCTTATCCAAGGGTATATGGGTTTCTTGCGGCCGAGAAACCTATCAGACATGCAACATGCTCTTCGTTGGAGAAGTTGTATATGTCTTGTAAACTTCGTGTTctatcatcttcttcctcaaaagTCTCATGATTTCTCCCAACAATGGATTTTAGGCTTCTACCACCAATTTCTAAGCTCCTTCTTTCAGTTTCCGAGCTCCATCTTCTAGTTTCCAAGCTTCTAATAGACATCTCCTTCGAGCTGTTCCACTTCTATTTGTTCTCCTCATCAATTTGAATATCTCGACTTACAAGGACCTTTGTTATTATTGGGTTAAACAGCTTGTAAGCTTTTGCTTTTTCATTATACCAAATAAAAACATACTTCTTACTCCTATCTTCAAGTTTGGTCCTATGTTAAGCTGGAACGTGATCATAAGCCATGCTGTCGAACACTTTAAGGCGAATCACACTTGGTGTCTTTCTACTCCAAACTTGGTGTCTTCTCGCCTAACTTAGCATGTGGGCACATATTTTATACATAGACAGAACAGTATATTGCTTTTGCCCAAaactcaaatctactcaaaacgAAGGCAAATAGGTAGTCACGGTCCCTCGGAAACAGACTCATGGATTCATAACAACTCTATTAATGGTGAAGTTGGTAAGTGGGTGTTGTCAAAATTAGGTGTGTGGGTTACATGTGCCAAAGCAATGACGATGCATGGCGATTCCTTTATCAAGATTATTGCCAGTGTTATGATCATCTTTATGTGACTACAATGGCATatggttgtttctttgtttgcaAGCAGAAGCTCTACTACTAACTCAAACTACATAggaaaactacaaaattattttactaataacgatcatacaatttatatttttagcttCTCCATTGTAACAATCAATCtttctaaaattaagaaacaaaatatggTAAAATAAATAGGTAGatgctaaaatattttatgttaaaacgAAGATCTTGAAGATGcttttatcctaataaaatgttatttacaaCATTTCCTTAGAGTTTGGGTTTTAATCTAACTCAATCCTCAAGCAGGCTATTGAAACATGGGCTGTCCCTTAATGTTTTTACTATATCACTAGTAAATTTTGGATCTCCGACACACTCAACAACTAGACATATAAACTACCAAGTTTAGAAGACTCGGCTTTTCGGGGTGGTTTGGTGATAGATTGATAACAATTGGTTCGATAGAC
This genomic stretch from Vigna radiata var. radiata cultivar VC1973A chromosome 7, Vradiata_ver6, whole genome shotgun sequence harbors:
- the LOC106769009 gene encoding ABC transporter A family member 7 isoform X2, whose protein sequence is MANSASASFFTQAKALLLKNITFQKRNVKTNVRLILFPVVLCVLISMLQLLLDTQLDKSKFKCGCSCADNRTKISQCPDSEKRCGVQYSDFFQAPMCAIPNPVEWPPLLQLPAPPNRAVRTGFLPFFDLPDASCRRTDSCPLSLLFTGENHSFALSVSEKMFRSTLSISDFGSNFLAGLAVNVLGSESEPQRNNFIEPAFSSNLPIYYLQTNCSGTENSGFSFPSPTGANNEIKCALAKNLWRNSSTDINSELYKGYHRGNSEGQVNEIVSAFDFLNSNGNRYNVGIWYNSTYRQDAGFTANALLRIPRSVNLISNSYLQFLLGPGTKIILEFVKEMPKPETIFRFDISSIVGALFFTWVILQLFPVILTSLVYEKQQKLRIMMKMHGLGDRPYWMISYGYFLVTSVIYMLCFVIFGSLLGLKIFTVNDYSIQFVFYFIYINLQIALAFLVATMFSNVKTATVTAYIGVFGTGLLGGFLFRFLVENTSFPRGWIILMELYPGFALYRGLYELAQFSIPGNRRGTDGMKWHNLSESTNGMKEVLIIMFAEWIVMFFAAFYIDQVLSSGSRKGPLFLLKGFQKKSPFQKLDTQMQVSKELSQMEKPDVIQEKEKVEELLLEPTINHAILCDDLRKVYPGRDGNPDKFAVRGLFLSVPPGECFGMLGPNGAGKTSFINMMIGLTKPTSGTAFVQGLDIRTQMDGIYTTMGVCPQHDLLWDSLTGREHLLFYGRLKNLRGSVLTQAVEDSLKGLNLFHGGVADKQVGKYSGGMKRRLSVAISLIGDPKIVYMDEPSSGLDPASRKMLWSVVKHAKQNRAIILTTHSMEEAEALCDRLGIFVNGSLQCVGNAKELKARYGGTYVLTVTTSSEHEKDVENMVQKLTPNGNKIYHLSGTQKFELPKEDVRISDVFQAVDVAKRKFTVSAWGLVDTTLEDVFIKVANQAQAFDTFS
- the LOC106769009 gene encoding ABC transporter A family member 7 isoform X1; amino-acid sequence: MANSASASFFTQAKALLLKNITFQKRNVKTNVRLILFPVVLCVLISMLQLLLDTQLDKSKFKCGCSCADNRTKISQCPDSEKRCGVQYSDFFQAPMCAIPNPVEWPPLLQLPAPPNRAVRTGFLPFFDLPDASCRRTDSCPLSLLFTGENHSFALSVSEKMFRSTLSISDFGSNFLAGLAVNVLGSESEPQRNNFIEPAFSSNLPIYYLQTNCSGTENSGFSFPSPTGANNEIKCALAKNLWRNSSTDINSELYKGYHRGNSEGQVNEIVSAFDFLNSNGNRYNVGIWYNSTYRQDAGFTANALLRIPRSVNLISNSYLQFLLGPGTKIILEFVKEMPKPETIFRFDISSIVGALFFTWVILQLFPVILTSLVYEKQQKLRIMMKMHGLGDRPYWMISYGYFLVTSVIYMLCFVIFGSLLGKNITIEFIHLRIYPFSLMLLTLFSGLKIFTVNDYSIQFVFYFIYINLQIALAFLVATMFSNVKTATVTAYIGVFGTGLLGGFLFRFLVENTSFPRGWIILMELYPGFALYRGLYELAQFSIPGNRRGTDGMKWHNLSESTNGMKEVLIIMFAEWIVMFFAAFYIDQVLSSGSRKGPLFLLKGFQKKSPFQKLDTQMQVSKELSQMEKPDVIQEKEKVEELLLEPTINHAILCDDLRKVYPGRDGNPDKFAVRGLFLSVPPGECFGMLGPNGAGKTSFINMMIGLTKPTSGTAFVQGLDIRTQMDGIYTTMGVCPQHDLLWDSLTGREHLLFYGRLKNLRGSVLTQAVEDSLKGLNLFHGGVADKQVGKYSGGMKRRLSVAISLIGDPKIVYMDEPSSGLDPASRKMLWSVVKHAKQNRAIILTTHSMEEAEALCDRLGIFVNGSLQCVGNAKELKARYGGTYVLTVTTSSEHEKDVENMVQKLTPNGNKIYHLSGTQKFELPKEDVRISDVFQAVDVAKRKFTVSAWGLVDTTLEDVFIKVANQAQAFDTFS
- the LOC106769009 gene encoding ABC transporter A family member 7 isoform X3, which translates into the protein MANSASASFFTQAKALLLKNITFQKRNVKTNVRLILFPVVLCVLISMLQLLLDTQLDKSKFKCGCSCADNRTKISQCPDSEKRCGVQYSDFFQAPMCAIPNPVEWPPLLQLPAPPNRAVRTGFLPFFDLPDASCRRTDSCPLSLLFTGENHSFALSVSEKMFRSTLSISDFGSNFLAGLAVNVLGSESEPQRNNFIEPAFSSNLPIYYLQTNCSGTENSGFSFPSPTGANNEIKCALAKNLWRNSSTDINSELYKGYHRGNSEGQVNEIVSAFDFLNSNGNRYNVGIWYNSTYRQDAGFTANALLRIPRSVNLISNSYLQFLLGPGTKIILEFVKEMPKPETIFRFDISSIVGALFFTWVILQLFPVILTSLVYEKQQKLRIMMKMHGLGDRPYWMISYGLKIFTVNDYSIQFVFYFIYINLQIALAFLVATMFSNVKTATVTAYIGVFGTGLLGGFLFRFLVENTSFPRGWIILMELYPGFALYRGLYELAQFSIPGNRRGTDGMKWHNLSESTNGMKEVLIIMFAEWIVMFFAAFYIDQVLSSGSRKGPLFLLKGFQKKSPFQKLDTQMQVSKELSQMEKPDVIQEKEKVEELLLEPTINHAILCDDLRKVYPGRDGNPDKFAVRGLFLSVPPGECFGMLGPNGAGKTSFINMMIGLTKPTSGTAFVQGLDIRTQMDGIYTTMGVCPQHDLLWDSLTGREHLLFYGRLKNLRGSVLTQAVEDSLKGLNLFHGGVADKQVGKYSGGMKRRLSVAISLIGDPKIVYMDEPSSGLDPASRKMLWSVVKHAKQNRAIILTTHSMEEAEALCDRLGIFVNGSLQCVGNAKELKARYGGTYVLTVTTSSEHEKDVENMVQKLTPNGNKIYHLSGTQKFELPKEDVRISDVFQAVDVAKRKFTVSAWGLVDTTLEDVFIKVANQAQAFDTFS